The Herbiconiux sp. A18JL235 region GCCATGGTGGCGCAGGCCCGGCGCCTCGTCGAGTTCTGGTTCGTCTGGCTCGCGGTCGACCTCGTCGGTGTGCCGCTCGCCATCTCGTCAGGGCTCTACTTCTCCGGCCTCGTGTACGGCATCTTCTTCGTGCTGGTGCTCATCGGCATCCGTGACTGGTCGAGGCGCAGTCGCGCCGTCATCACCTCGGCCGTCGAGCCGGCCCTCCCTGTCGGCGGGCTCGCCGAGCCCACCGTCGAGGTCGACCGGCGCGACTAGACCGGGTGCGCCCATCAGGGGCGAGTCCGGGCCGTCCGCCGGGCCGCCCTCCGCTCGGCGGGCGTGCGGGGTAGCTGCTCGAGGTCGCTCAGCGCGGGGCCCTCGATGCGGGTTCCGGATGCGGTGAAGCGCGAGGCGTGCAGCGGGCAGTCCCATGATCGCTCGGCGTCGTTCCACTCCAGCACGCCGCCGAGGTGAGGGCACACGGCGCTCACGGCGCAGGTGGTGCCGCCGACCGTCGACACGCCCACCGGGCGCCCCTTCGACCTCGCCACCACGCCCGCTCCCTCCGCGGGCCGCGGCACCGGAACCACGCGGGTCTCCGCCTGCCACCACCCAGCGACGGCCTCGGCGCCCACCTCTGCGCCCGCGACAGCGCCCTTCCCGAGGTCGGCGGGCCGCGTCACCCGGGTGCCCAGCACCCGGTGCCAGTGCGCGCGTTCGCGCCGCGGTTCGCCGAGGATCTCGGAGCGCAAACGCAGTGCCGCGGCCACCCCGTTGGTGAGGCCCCACTTGGCGTAGCCCGTGGCGAGGTAGACGCGGCCGCGACCACGCGGCAGTGCGCCGACGAACGGGATGAGGTTGTGCGACTCGTAGTCCTGCGCCGACCAGGCGTTGGTCTCGACGGCACCGGGGAAGAACAGCCCCGTCCAGGCCCGCAGCTGGTCGAGCCGCTCGGCCTCCGACTTCGCGCCGGGTCGGCCGACCGTGTGCCCGTTGCCACCCACCACGAGCAGTTCCTGACCGTCAGTTGCCCGGGTCGCCGTGCGCAACGAGCGGGAACCGGATTCGGCTGAGTCCCCGACCGACAGGAACATGCCGTCGACCAGGTCGGCGGGCCGCGCATCCGGAAGCTCGAAGGCCAGCGCGTACGACCGCAGACCCGTCGTCTTGGCGAAGTAGAGACCGCGGTCGAGGATCGGCGTCGCCGTGGCGAGCACTGCGGTGCGACCGAAGACGGCTCCGAGAGGTGTGGTCACCCGCACCGGCTTGCTCGCCCGCACGGAGGTGACCCTGGCGCCGGTGTGGAGCACACCGCCGAGGGCGAGGAACTCGCGCACGAGGGCCTCGAGCACGTCCATGGCGTCGAGCTGGGCCTGGCCGGGGAGAGCGACACCGAAGGCGAAGGGGAAGGTGGTCTCGAGGTCGCGGCCCGACACCAGCGACACGTCGAGGCCGGCCTGACGCGCGGCCCGGTACTCGTCGTCGACTGCCGATGCGCCGCCGTCGTGCTGGGAGTAGCTGTAGGCGGTGCGTTGCTCGTACGGCACCCCGGACTCGTCGGCGAAGCCGAGCAGCCATTCCTGCCCGTCGCGGTTGCTCTCGACGTACGCACGCAGCAGCCGCCGGGAGTGGTGGGAGCGGATCGTCGAGAGGCGCGAGCCCTGCAGGAGAGACACCTTGCCCGTGGTGTTGCCGGTGGCGAGCGCCCCTATGCCGAGCGCTTCGAGCACCACCACCCGCCGACCGGCTCGCGCGAGCATGACAGCCGTGGTGAGGCCCGTGAGGCCTGCGCCCACGATCACGTCGTCGTAGACGGCGCCGTCGACGAACGGGGTGGAGGGTGCCGCGGTGCGACCGTCGAGCCAGAGGGAGGTCATGCCCCCAGTAAACGCCTCGGCGTCGAAAGCGCACCCCCGGATGGCACCGGCCCGCGGGGCGCGAGGGGGCTCTAGAGGCGGCTTGGAGCGCTGGGCTCGGGCTCGTCGCGCTGCCCGCCCTCGTCGGGCTGCCCGCCCTCGTCGCGCTCTTCGCGCTGCGTGGCGTTCGCGGCGGCGATTGCGGCCCTGCCCGAGGGCACGAGGATGGCCACCACGATCACCACGACGGTGGCGACACCGCCGAGCACGAGCAGGAGCTGCACGCTGATGACGTCGGCGAGCGGACCGAAGACGGTCATGCCGATGGGGGTGGCCAGCGCCATCACGATGCCGACGTAGCTGAACACCCGGCCGTGCTTGTCGGGGTCGACCGTCTCCTGCACGAGGGTCATGAAGGGGGCCGAGAACAGCGGCACCCCGAGCCCGAACAGGAACATGAAGGCGTAGAACACCCAGAGGTTCGGGCTGAGACCGAGCGCGACGGTGCAGACGGCGAAGCCGAAGGTGGCGGTGAGGATGAGGCCGATGCGGCTGCGCTTGGCGAGCACCGTCGACACCAGCACGCCACCGAGGATCATGCCCACGCTGAACGCGATCTCGAGCACCGTGACCATCCACACCTCGGTGCCGAAGGTGCGGGCGACCATGAGCGGGGTGATGAACGAGGGGGCGACGGTGAGCAGGAAGACGACGGCGAACACCACGAGGAGCCACCTCACGATGCGGTGGTTCCAGATGTAGCGGGCGCCCTCGACCAGGTCGTCGCGGTAGCTGGTGGTCTTCTCGGCGAGCGTGGCGAGGGTCGGCACCGAGACGAACACCAGGAACCCGATGCCGACAACCGCGGTGACGACGTCGATGAAGAACACCGGCACGATGCCGAAGAGGCCGTAGACAGCGCCTGCGGCGGCTGGGGCGAGCAGCGCCATCGCCGACTGCACGGTCTGGAAGAAGCCGTTCACGCGCATGAGCTGGTCGGGCGGCGCGATCTGCGGGATCATCGCCTGCACCGCCGGTGTCTGCACTCCGGCACCGACGGAGCGCACGGCGACGGCGAGCAGGATGATCCACAGGTCGCTGAAGCCGTTCAGCATGAAGAACGCCAGCGCCAGGGTGACCGCGGCGATGGTGCCGTCGGCCGCCATGACGAGGACCTTGCGGTTCATGCGATCGGCCAGCACGCCGCCGAAGATCGACACGATGCCCTGCGGCAGGAAGGCCGCCACCGCGTAGAGCGCGATGGCGAGACCCGACTGCGTCTCGAAGGTCACCCACCACATGACGGCGTACTGCACCACCATGGAGCCGAACAGCGAGATGGTCTGGCCGCTCAGGAAGAGCGCGACGTTGCGCTTCCAGTGCGGGAAGTCGGCGCTGGAGAGGCTGGTGGCGGTGGCGTCATCCGTCATGTGAACAGCGTACACATGACCTCCGACACCGGGTCGAGCGGATCGACGCCGCGTCGTGCGGGCGGCACCGCCGCGAGCCGTCAGGCGGAGGGGAGCACGATCACGGGGTCGGTGGTGGGGGTCGCCGAGCCGCCGGCCGGTTCGATGGTGACGCCGACGGAGTCTCCCGCGTGCATCGCGCCGTCGAGAACGTGCCAGGTGGTCCCCGAAGACGACGGGGTGAAGGTGCCGGCGGGTTTCGGGCCGTCTGCGGCGATGTACCAGGCCTCGTAGACCTTGCCGTCGGGAAGACCGCCCAGTCCGTCGACGAGCACCGCCGAGCGGCCGAGCTCTCCCGACCAGACGAGGGTCGCGGCGCCGCCGCCGTCGAGCGGCACGCTCGCGCGCTGGCTGTCGGGTGCTGCGGTGATCTCGGCGAGGGCCGTTGCCGAGGAGTCGGCGACGGGAGCGCCGCCGGTTCCCGAGTTCATCAGCGCTCCGCCGGCGAGACCACCCACGAACAGGGCCGCGGCGGCGGCAGCGCCCACGACGATGCCGACCGGGCCGGTGAACCACCGTCGGCGGGCGCGCAGCTCCGCCGGCCCGGCCACGGCGACCGTGACCTCCGTGGGCGCGGCGACGGTGACCACCGCATCCTCGTCCGGCTTCGACGCCGAAGCGGGTGGAGCATCCTGAACGGCGGGTGCACCATGAGCATCCGCTGCCCCCGGGGTGACCGGAGACTCCTGCGGCGTCTCGGCGATCTTGGCCATGAGGTCGAGCTTCAGACGCGGCGACGGCTGCACCGGCGCGACGGCGAGCCCGAGCAGTGCGGAGGTCTCGCGCAAGGCATCCGCTTCGTCGCGCAGCGCGGGCGAGCCCGTCGCCTCGCTGTCGAACGCGTCGGCCTCGGCTCTGCTCAGAGCGTCGAGCGAGTAGGCGCCGCTCAGCAGGCGGGCGTCATCGTCGTCCCGAGTTCCTGTCACGTGGTCACCCCCAACTCGTCTCGAAGTCTGATCATGCCGTCGCGGAGTCTCGTCTTGACCGTGCCGAGCGGTATCGCCAGCATGCCCGAGATCTCCGTGTGCGTGAAGCCACCGTAGTAGGCAAGCGAGATGGCCTCGCGCTGGAAGGCGGTGAGATGAGCCATCGCCCGCTTCACCCGCTCGTGCTCGATGCGGATCTCGACGGTCTCGCTCACCTGGTCGTAGTCGGGCTCGCGGTCGCGGAGACCGATGCGCTCGTCGCGGTCGTGACCGGACTGGGAGGCTCGCACCCGGTCGACGGCCCTGCGGTGAGCCATCGTCAGCATCCATGACACAGCGCTGCCCTTGGCCTGTTCGAAGCGTGCCGCCGACTTCCAGACCTCGAGGAAGATCTCCTGCGTGACCTCTTCCGACTGGGCGTGATCGACGAGCACGCGCTGCACGAGGCCCAGCACCCGCGGGGCGGTGCGGTCGTAGAGCTCGGAGAAGGCCTGCTGGTCGCCCACGGCGACCCGGCCGAGCAGCGACTCCAGACTCGGCGGGTCGGCTACAACAGGCTCTCGATCCCACTCCACGAGTTCCAGCATGACAGGCCTGCTCTTTCTCGCTAGTCGGTTCGGGCGTTTGTCAGGGAGGGGTTCGGTGCGGGCCGCAGGAACGGATTGCGCGATCGGGATGCGGAAAGAATTTCCAAACCGATCGCACGAGCACGCCGAAACCCCTCCAAAGCAACGGAAACCGACCGCGGCACTCACCTGTTCCCTCCGGTCGGCTTCTCCCCCAGAAGGAGTCCTCAGCATGCGAATCACCAAGCGTCACACACTCACCGTCCTCGCCATCGCGGCAGCAGCGTCCTTCGGCCTCGCCGGCTGTTCGGGCGGGTCGGACACCACCACCTCGGGCTCGTCGGAGAGTTCGGCGACCTCGAGCCCCATGGAGACCCCCATGGCGAGCCCCACCGCCGAGGCGATGGACCCGGCAGCAGACCTCGTCGGCCCCGGTTGCGCGGCCTACGCCGAGCAGGTTCCCGACGGCGCAGGCTCGGTCGAGGGCATGTCGGCCGACCCGGTGGCCGTGGCCGCCTCGAACAACCCGCTGCTGAAGACCCTCACCGCTGCGGTCTCCGGCCAGCTGAACCCCGACGTCAACCTCGTCGACACCCTGAACGGCGGCGAGTTCACCGTCTTCGCGCCGGTCGACGACGCCTTCGCCAAGCTCGACGCGGCGACCGTCGACTCGCTGAAGACCCCCGAGGGAGCAGCGACGCTCACCAAGGTGCTGACCTACCACGTCATCCCCGGTCAGCTCTCGCCCTCTGAGATCGTCGGCACCCACAAGACCGTCGAGGGCGGCGAGGTCACCGTGGCCGGCTCGGGCGACGCGCTCACCGTGAACGGCTCGACCAACGTCATCTGCGGTGGCGTCAAGACCGCCAACGCCACCGTGTACCTCATCGACTCGGTGCTGATGCCCGCCATGTGACCCACGTCACTCCCACGAACGACTCCCCCCGGCTGCTCGCAGCGGGGGGAGTCGTTCGTTCGCCTAGGGCGTGTCTCCCGCCCCTGGGGGGCGGCAAGGACGTGCCCGGGTCGAGAGACACGCCCTAGGCTCGTGGGGTGGCTGCAGACGAGAGCGTGGTGATCGCAGGACACGTCTGCGTCGACGAGATCGTCACGGCCTCCGGCACCAGGCGCATGCCGGGCTCGCCGGCCGTGTTCATGGCCCCGGTGCTGCTCGACGGCGGGGTCGCGCCCATGGTCGCCGCCCCGCACGGGCCCGACTTCTCAGCCCTCGGCGCCGGGCTCCGGATGCTCGAACCCGAAAGTCACACCGGCACTCTGGTCTACGTGAACGACCTCACCGGCAGCCGCCGCACCCAGTCGGTGCGCGAGGCCGACGCCGCCGCTCTCGGGCTTCCGGGGCCCTCCGTGGTGCGGGCGCTCGAGCGCGCTCGGGCCCTGCTGTTCACCCCGCTGCTGCCCGACCCCCAGCCCTCGATCGTCGCCGCCTACACCGCGGCGCTCCCCGACAACGCCCTCCGTCTCGTGCTGCTGCAGGGGTACCTGCGCGAACTCGACCCCACGACGGATGCGCACGGCGGCCGGGCGGTTCACGAGCGAGGGTTCGTGGAGGCCCCCGACCTTCTGCCGCTGTTCGACGTCGCGGTGCTGAGCGACGAAGACCTTCCGGGCGGGGCCCACGCCGCGGCCTCCGCGTGGGCGGCGGCCCACCCCGCGACCGCGGTGATCGTCACCCGGGGAGCCGCAGGCGCATCCGTCTATCAGGGCCGGGAGCGCACCGACGTGGCCGCCTACGACGTGGGGAAGCTCGCCGCCGACGCCCTCGTCGGAGCGGGCGACCAGTTCGGCGCGGAACTCACCCTCGCTCTTCTCGACTCCCCCGACGGCCACTCCCCCGACGGCCCTCGCGCCACTGCCCGCGAGAGGCGCGGCCTCGTCTCCGCGGTCACCCGAGCCACCCGTTCCACAGCGCTCCGCCTCGCCGACCGCTCCACCTCCACCGTCCCTGCCTCACCGCTCACCGCAGCGGGCCACACCGGCGACCGGTGACGATCGTCGTCGGGCGGCAGGTGCGTCAAGCGATCGCGAATCCCGGGGTGAGCGGGGTGGTGGCGGTGATGGGCGTGGTGACGTCGGCGAGGAAGGGCACGGTCGAGGCGATCTGCCAGGTGGGCAGCGCGGCGAACGAGGCGGCGTCGGTGGCCTCGTACGAGTAGCCGAACTCGACCTGCACGAGCTCGCCGGGATCGGCGACCAGATTCGCCCGGCTGACCAGCGCGCCCGAGCCGTCGGGGAGGTTCATGAAGAATGTGGGGAGCGGACCCCGCCCCACGGCCGTGAACCCGCTGAGGAGCAGGCGCGGTGCCGCACCCGGGTCGGAGTCGGTGCGCGTCACGGCGAAGGTGAGCTCGGCGTCGAGGCCGTCGGCCCCGGCCTGCACGTAGAGCGTCAGCACGCCCGAGGCGAACAGCGGCGTCGCCGGTGTGGTGAGCTGGGTCGCCATCTGGGTCGACACGGCGTCTCCGGCGAAGTACTGCGCGCGAACCACGGGTTCGCCCGACGCGCTCGCCCACGGCGCCGCGACGGCCAGCGCGACCACGGGGGCCGACCAGGCGGCTCCGGCAAGGATCGTGCGGCGCTCGAGCTGGTTGTTCTCCATGTGCGGGCTCCTCGTCGGCTGGGTGTGCTCTCAGCATAGGGGCCGAGGAGCCCTCAC contains the following coding sequences:
- a CDS encoding FAD-dependent oxidoreductase; translation: MTSLWLDGRTAAPSTPFVDGAVYDDVIVGAGLTGLTTAVMLARAGRRVVVLEALGIGALATGNTTGKVSLLQGSRLSTIRSHHSRRLLRAYVESNRDGQEWLLGFADESGVPYEQRTAYSYSQHDGGASAVDDEYRAARQAGLDVSLVSGRDLETTFPFAFGVALPGQAQLDAMDVLEALVREFLALGGVLHTGARVTSVRASKPVRVTTPLGAVFGRTAVLATATPILDRGLYFAKTTGLRSYALAFELPDARPADLVDGMFLSVGDSAESGSRSLRTATRATDGQELLVVGGNGHTVGRPGAKSEAERLDQLRAWTGLFFPGAVETNAWSAQDYESHNLIPFVGALPRGRGRVYLATGYAKWGLTNGVAAALRLRSEILGEPRRERAHWHRVLGTRVTRPADLGKGAVAGAEVGAEAVAGWWQAETRVVPVPRPAEGAGVVARSKGRPVGVSTVGGTTCAVSAVCPHLGGVLEWNDAERSWDCPLHASRFTASGTRIEGPALSDLEQLPRTPAERRAARRTARTRP
- a CDS encoding MFS transporter — encoded protein: MTDDATATSLSSADFPHWKRNVALFLSGQTISLFGSMVVQYAVMWWVTFETQSGLAIALYAVAAFLPQGIVSIFGGVLADRMNRKVLVMAADGTIAAVTLALAFFMLNGFSDLWIILLAVAVRSVGAGVQTPAVQAMIPQIAPPDQLMRVNGFFQTVQSAMALLAPAAAGAVYGLFGIVPVFFIDVVTAVVGIGFLVFVSVPTLATLAEKTTSYRDDLVEGARYIWNHRIVRWLLVVFAVVFLLTVAPSFITPLMVARTFGTEVWMVTVLEIAFSVGMILGGVLVSTVLAKRSRIGLILTATFGFAVCTVALGLSPNLWVFYAFMFLFGLGVPLFSAPFMTLVQETVDPDKHGRVFSYVGIVMALATPIGMTVFGPLADVISVQLLLVLGGVATVVVIVVAILVPSGRAAIAAANATQREERDEGGQPDEGGQRDEPEPSAPSRL
- a CDS encoding fasciclin domain-containing protein, giving the protein MRITKRHTLTVLAIAAAASFGLAGCSGGSDTTTSGSSESSATSSPMETPMASPTAEAMDPAADLVGPGCAAYAEQVPDGAGSVEGMSADPVAVAASNNPLLKTLTAAVSGQLNPDVNLVDTLNGGEFTVFAPVDDAFAKLDAATVDSLKTPEGAATLTKVLTYHVIPGQLSPSEIVGTHKTVEGGEVTVAGSGDALTVNGSTNVICGGVKTANATVYLIDSVLMPAM
- a CDS encoding anti-sigma factor; protein product: MTGTRDDDDARLLSGAYSLDALSRAEADAFDSEATGSPALRDEADALRETSALLGLAVAPVQPSPRLKLDLMAKIAETPQESPVTPGAADAHGAPAVQDAPPASASKPDEDAVVTVAAPTEVTVAVAGPAELRARRRWFTGPVGIVVGAAAAAALFVGGLAGGALMNSGTGGAPVADSSATALAEITAAPDSQRASVPLDGGGAATLVWSGELGRSAVLVDGLGGLPDGKVYEAWYIAADGPKPAGTFTPSSSGTTWHVLDGAMHAGDSVGVTIEPAGGSATPTTDPVIVLPSA
- a CDS encoding sigma-70 family RNA polymerase sigma factor; amino-acid sequence: MLELVEWDREPVVADPPSLESLLGRVAVGDQQAFSELYDRTAPRVLGLVQRVLVDHAQSEEVTQEIFLEVWKSAARFEQAKGSAVSWMLTMAHRRAVDRVRASQSGHDRDERIGLRDREPDYDQVSETVEIRIEHERVKRAMAHLTAFQREAISLAYYGGFTHTEISGMLAIPLGTVKTRLRDGMIRLRDELGVTT